One genomic window of Tenacibaculum tangerinum includes the following:
- a CDS encoding NADP-dependent malic enzyme, producing MRDSRKRHEALVYHAKPKPGKIAVVPTKKYATQHDLSLAYSPGVAEPCLEIAKDKNNVYKYTSKGNLVAVISNGTAVLGLGDIGPEASKPVMEGKGLLFKIFADIDVFDIEVDATDVDKFVETVKAIAPTFGGINLEDIKAPEAFEIERRLKEELDIPVMHDDQHGTAIISAAALKNALEISNKNIGKVKIVVNGAGAAAISCTRLYLALGAKRENVIMCDSKGVIRKDRESLSSQKAEFATSQDVHTLEEAMLNADVFIGLSKGNVVSPEMLLSMAKKPIVFAMANPEPEISYDLAIATRDDIIMATGRSDNPNQVNNVLGFPFIFRGALDVRAKKINEEMKLAAVQALADLAKRSVPEQVNIVYDEVSLSFGKEYIIPKPFDPRLIYEIPPAIAKAAMDSGVAQEPIEDWEKYREELMDRSGTGSKEIRLLHNRAKKNPKTIVFAEADHLDVLKAAQRVHEEKIGKPILLGRRKVILELKEELGFDADVPIIDPKTDEEEERRNRYAVIFWKSRQRNGVTFLEAQKWMRERNYFAAMMVNSGEADALITGYSRPYASVVKPMLELIEKDHGVTRVAATNIMLTKQGPMFLADTTININPTAKDLAKITQLTSVLAKMFGMKPNVAMLGFSNFGSSKSESSTKIREAVSYIHRHYPNVVVDGELQADFALNPELLAKEFPFSKLNGKRANVLIFPNLESANITYKLMKAVDEVETIGPILLGMSKPVHILQLGASVDEMVNMAAVAVVDAQNKEMKAKKEVKFRNEDRAIFLDDNFVYFRQLEKKLE from the coding sequence ATGAGAGATTCTAGAAAAAGGCATGAAGCACTAGTGTATCATGCCAAACCGAAGCCAGGAAAAATAGCAGTAGTACCTACCAAAAAATATGCAACGCAGCACGATTTGTCGTTAGCATATTCACCAGGTGTTGCAGAGCCTTGTTTAGAGATAGCGAAAGACAAAAATAACGTTTATAAATACACTTCGAAAGGTAATTTAGTAGCAGTAATATCGAATGGAACAGCTGTTTTAGGTTTAGGTGATATTGGTCCGGAAGCATCTAAACCAGTGATGGAAGGAAAAGGATTGCTGTTTAAAATATTTGCCGATATTGATGTTTTCGATATCGAGGTAGATGCAACAGATGTAGATAAGTTTGTGGAAACTGTAAAGGCAATTGCGCCAACTTTTGGCGGAATAAATTTAGAAGACATAAAAGCACCAGAAGCTTTTGAAATAGAAAGAAGATTAAAAGAGGAATTGGATATTCCTGTAATGCACGACGACCAGCACGGTACCGCAATTATATCGGCAGCAGCTCTAAAAAATGCACTAGAAATTAGCAACAAAAATATTGGAAAGGTTAAAATCGTAGTGAACGGAGCAGGGGCAGCAGCTATTTCATGTACACGTTTGTACTTGGCATTAGGGGCAAAGCGCGAAAACGTAATTATGTGTGATAGTAAAGGGGTAATTCGAAAAGATAGAGAGAGCCTATCATCACAAAAAGCCGAATTTGCGACGAGTCAAGACGTACATACATTAGAAGAAGCCATGTTAAACGCAGATGTGTTTATTGGACTATCAAAAGGAAATGTAGTGAGTCCTGAAATGTTGTTATCTATGGCAAAAAAACCAATCGTTTTTGCCATGGCAAACCCAGAGCCAGAAATAAGTTACGATTTAGCCATTGCTACTAGAGACGATATTATTATGGCAACAGGAAGATCAGATAATCCTAATCAAGTGAACAATGTTTTAGGATTTCCGTTTATTTTTCGAGGAGCATTAGATGTACGTGCTAAGAAAATTAACGAAGAAATGAAGTTAGCCGCTGTACAAGCATTAGCAGACTTAGCAAAGCGTTCGGTTCCAGAGCAAGTAAACATTGTATATGATGAAGTAAGTCTTTCTTTCGGAAAAGAATATATTATTCCTAAGCCATTCGATCCACGATTAATTTATGAAATTCCACCAGCAATAGCAAAGGCTGCGATGGATTCTGGAGTGGCGCAAGAACCTATTGAAGATTGGGAAAAATACCGTGAAGAGTTAATGGATCGTTCGGGAACTGGAAGCAAAGAAATTCGATTATTGCACAATAGAGCCAAGAAGAATCCAAAGACAATTGTGTTTGCAGAAGCAGATCATTTAGATGTTTTAAAGGCAGCACAGCGAGTACATGAAGAAAAAATAGGAAAACCAATTTTATTAGGAAGACGAAAGGTTATTTTAGAGTTGAAAGAAGAACTAGGTTTCGATGCCGATGTACCAATTATTGACCCTAAAACAGATGAAGAAGAGGAAAGAAGAAATCGATATGCAGTCATATTTTGGAAGTCTCGTCAACGTAATGGAGTTACTTTTTTAGAAGCCCAAAAATGGATGCGTGAGCGCAACTATTTTGCGGCTATGATGGTAAATTCTGGCGAGGCAGATGCGTTGATTACAGGGTATTCAAGACCCTATGCTTCGGTAGTAAAGCCGATGTTAGAATTGATTGAAAAAGACCATGGAGTAACGAGAGTAGCAGCGACCAATATAATGCTAACCAAACAAGGACCTATGTTTTTGGCAGATACGACCATCAATATCAATCCAACAGCAAAAGACTTAGCCAAAATTACACAGTTAACATCAGTATTAGCCAAAATGTTTGGAATGAAGCCAAACGTTGCTATGCTAGGGTTTTCAAATTTTGGTTCTTCAAAATCAGAGAGCTCAACAAAGATTAGAGAAGCCGTTTCTTACATTCACCGTCATTATCCTAATGTTGTAGTAGATGGAGAATTGCAAGCAGACTTTGCTTTGAATCCTGAATTACTAGCAAAAGAGTTTCCTTTTTCTAAACTCAACGGAAAAAGAGCAAACGTGTTAATTTTTCCTAATCTAGAGTCGGCAAATATTACCTATAAACTTATGAAAGCAGTTGATGAGGTAGAAACAATTGGCCCGATTTTATTAGGAATGAGTAAGCCCGTACATATTTTACAATTAGGGGCAAGTGTTGATGAAATGGTAAATATGGCAGCCGTTGCCGTTGTAGATGCTCAAAACAAAGAAATGAAAGCTAAAAAAGAAGTAAAGTTTCGCAATGAGGATAGAGCAATTTTTTTAGATGATAATTTTGTCTATTTTAGGCAATTAGAAAAGAAACTCGAATGA
- a CDS encoding PAS domain-containing protein, whose product MNAFQREIIDEEVQWDKTKTIVSKTDVYGTILYANDVFSNTCEYSTIELIGEPHSIIRHPDMPKVAFKVLWDALKREENFHAIVKNLTKTGKYYWVITDFTIDKDEEGTVIGYTARRKAVPDGVVKKITPIYKTLLDIEKLKGEKASEMYFEAYLKEEVGKTYNEFVVDLFDEELSKEEAERIKKETSSFKKGLNWFFFGETNPK is encoded by the coding sequence ATGAATGCCTTCCAGAGAGAAATTATTGATGAAGAGGTACAATGGGATAAAACAAAAACCATTGTAAGTAAAACAGATGTTTATGGAACCATTTTATATGCCAATGATGTTTTTTCAAATACTTGCGAGTATAGTACGATTGAGTTAATTGGAGAACCTCACAGTATTATTCGTCATCCAGACATGCCTAAAGTAGCTTTTAAAGTGCTGTGGGATGCGCTTAAAAGAGAAGAAAACTTTCATGCCATTGTTAAGAACCTTACTAAAACTGGAAAATATTATTGGGTTATTACCGATTTTACCATAGACAAAGATGAAGAGGGTACTGTTATTGGATATACCGCAAGAAGAAAAGCGGTTCCAGACGGGGTTGTTAAAAAAATAACTCCTATATACAAAACACTTTTAGACATTGAAAAACTAAAAGGAGAGAAAGCAAGTGAAATGTACTTTGAAGCTTATTTAAAAGAAGAAGTGGGTAAAACGTACAATGAATTTGTGGTTGACTTATTTGATGAAGAGCTTTCTAAAGAAGAAGCCGAGAGAATTAAAAAAGAAACTAGTTCTTTTAAAAAAGGACTCAATTGGTTTTTCTTCGGAGAAACAAATCCAAAATAA
- the queG gene encoding tRNA epoxyqueuosine(34) reductase QueG — MNRQQHYSNSIKKQAARLGFLDCGIAKAEFLEAEAPRLEQWLQNDYHGKMQYMENHFDKRLDPRLLVEGAKSVISLSYNYFPSEVQQEGTYKISKYAYGQDYHHVIKDKLRELLQFINDEIGEVSGRCFVDSAPVLERAWAEKSGLGWNGKHSLLIQKQQGSFFFLAELVIDLELAYDEPFKTNHCGSCTRCIDACPTQAILPNNTVDGSKCISYLTIELKDAIPTTFKEKMEDWMFGCDVCQDVCPWNRFSKPHNEPLFAPQQELLEMTKHDWQELTQETFSRVFKKSAVKRTKFSGLVRNINFIKS, encoded by the coding sequence TTGAATCGACAGCAACACTATTCAAATAGTATTAAAAAGCAAGCAGCACGTTTGGGTTTTTTGGATTGTGGTATTGCTAAAGCTGAATTTTTAGAAGCAGAAGCCCCTCGTTTAGAACAATGGTTGCAAAACGACTATCATGGTAAGATGCAGTATATGGAAAATCATTTTGATAAACGTTTAGATCCTAGATTACTGGTAGAGGGAGCAAAATCGGTTATCTCATTGTCGTATAATTATTTTCCATCAGAAGTTCAACAAGAAGGAACTTATAAAATTTCAAAATATGCCTACGGTCAAGATTATCATCATGTTATTAAAGATAAATTGCGTGAATTATTACAATTCATTAATGATGAAATAGGAGAGGTTTCAGGACGTTGCTTTGTAGATTCTGCTCCTGTTTTAGAGCGCGCTTGGGCAGAAAAATCAGGTTTGGGGTGGAACGGAAAACACTCGCTATTAATTCAAAAGCAACAGGGATCGTTTTTCTTTTTAGCAGAATTAGTTATCGACTTAGAATTGGCTTACGACGAGCCTTTTAAAACAAATCATTGTGGCAGTTGTACACGTTGCATTGATGCGTGTCCAACACAAGCTATTTTACCCAATAACACGGTTGATGGAAGTAAGTGCATTTCGTACTTAACGATTGAGTTAAAAGACGCTATTCCCACAACATTTAAAGAGAAAATGGAAGACTGGATGTTTGGCTGCGATGTGTGCCAAGATGTTTGTCCGTGGAACCGCTTTTCTAAACCTCATAACGAACCGTTATTTGCTCCGCAGCAGGAGTTATTAGAAATGACAAAACACGATTGGCAAGAGCTAACTCAAGAAACCTTCAGTAGAGTGTTTAAAAAATCGGCAGTAAAACGTACTAAATTTTCGGGCTTGGTTAGAAATATTAATTTTATAAAATCATAA
- a CDS encoding AsmA-like C-terminal region-containing protein, which translates to MKKIYKILLGIVVFFFILLVSIPLLFEDKVMNLVKNTINNNINAEVDFSDSNLSLLRNFPNISVQLSNVTVINKAPFEGDTLMYAKEVNLALKATELLKNTSKQLKIQSFAIDEALLNVLIDEKGNANYNVAKASEKEITNDEPSTFGVSINSYAINNSIIKYNDKQGKLHLELTKLNHTGSGDFSQSNTELDTQTSTFFSFGMDDNLYAENQKIALDAIVGIDFTNSKFSFLKNEATLNNLPLVFDGFVQINENNKEVDINFKTPSSDFKNFLKLIPETYTKSIANVNTTGNFSVDGKIFGIMDDNHIPKLAISMKSNNASFKYPNLPKSVQNIHIDAELKNTTGKTENTFISVNGLSFTIDEDTFSGNGNIYNLTTNPAINANLKGVLNLANINKAYPVDLENELSGILKADLHTEFDMKAIENNTLSRIKNNGKMEVSDFIFSSDDVVNPFHIKNTMVNFSPGTVRLTNFDATSGKTDLQATGTLKNLLGFLLSDKKLQGNFNVLSTTFYVSDFMQEKPEATKSKEENMPKEALKIPSFLDCVIAANAKTVYYDNLTLQNVKGTLLLKDEKAVFQGVDASIFDGQIALNGEVNTQQKQPSFDMKLGIKSFDIAQSFTNLDLLKSLSPIAGAMNGTLNSDINLSGNLNDDFTPNLASVSGEALAQLLTTSVNPEKTKVLKLLNDKLSFIDLSKLDLSDVKTYLSFKDGQVVVKPFDLQYKDIGITVGGGHGFDKTMNYNVTLDVPAKYLGTQAEALLSKLSEQDQEKISVPITANITGNMSSPSVTTDVSSSVSKLTQQIIEQQKDNLLENTIGGLLGNKKKDSTNTANKEDDTPKKVTDVIGDLFGKKKKHNKKIPLIKELWQYIFYNSLICKNIYYVFNFKMWFIY; encoded by the coding sequence ATGAAAAAGATATATAAAATACTATTGGGCATTGTTGTTTTTTTCTTCATCCTTTTAGTGAGTATTCCCTTATTATTTGAAGACAAGGTGATGAATTTGGTAAAAAACACCATTAACAACAACATAAATGCAGAGGTTGATTTTAGTGATTCTAACCTGAGCCTTCTTAGAAATTTTCCGAATATTTCTGTACAACTTTCTAACGTTACCGTAATTAACAAAGCACCCTTTGAAGGTGATACCTTAATGTATGCTAAAGAAGTGAACCTTGCTTTGAAGGCTACCGAACTTTTAAAAAACACCTCAAAGCAATTAAAAATTCAATCTTTTGCTATTGATGAAGCGCTGCTAAACGTGTTAATTGATGAAAAAGGAAATGCCAATTACAACGTTGCCAAGGCTTCAGAAAAAGAAATAACGAATGACGAACCTTCAACTTTTGGAGTATCTATTAATTCGTATGCAATTAACAATTCAATAATAAAATACAACGATAAACAAGGAAAATTACACCTCGAATTAACGAAATTAAATCATACTGGAAGTGGTGATTTTTCACAGTCAAATACCGAGTTAGATACCCAAACTTCTACATTTTTCTCTTTCGGCATGGATGATAATTTATACGCTGAAAATCAAAAAATAGCATTGGATGCTATCGTAGGCATCGATTTTACAAACAGCAAGTTTTCTTTTCTAAAAAACGAAGCTACGTTAAACAATCTTCCACTGGTTTTTGATGGTTTTGTGCAAATAAATGAAAATAATAAAGAGGTTGACATCAACTTTAAAACACCTTCTTCTGATTTTAAAAACTTTTTAAAACTCATTCCTGAAACCTATACGAAAAGTATTGCGAATGTGAATACCACAGGAAACTTTAGCGTTGATGGAAAAATATTTGGAATTATGGACGACAACCATATTCCGAAGTTGGCCATTTCTATGAAGTCAAACAACGCTTCTTTTAAGTATCCTAACTTACCTAAAAGTGTTCAAAACATTCATATTGATGCAGAATTAAAAAACACCACGGGCAAGACCGAAAATACTTTTATTAGTGTTAACGGACTTTCTTTTACCATTGATGAAGATACTTTTTCTGGAAACGGAAATATTTACAATCTAACTACCAATCCAGCAATAAATGCCAACTTAAAAGGGGTGTTAAACCTAGCTAACATCAACAAAGCGTACCCTGTTGATTTAGAAAATGAGTTGAGTGGAATTTTGAAAGCTGATTTGCATACAGAATTCGACATGAAAGCTATTGAAAACAATACGTTAAGTCGTATTAAAAATAACGGAAAAATGGAAGTAAGCGACTTTATTTTTTCTTCAGATGATGTGGTAAACCCATTTCATATTAAAAATACGATGGTCAACTTTTCACCAGGTACCGTTCGCTTAACTAATTTCGACGCTACTTCTGGAAAAACTGATTTACAGGCTACAGGAACACTTAAAAATTTGTTAGGTTTCTTACTTTCTGACAAAAAATTACAAGGAAATTTTAACGTGCTTTCAACTACTTTTTACGTAAGCGATTTTATGCAAGAAAAACCTGAAGCTACTAAAAGCAAAGAAGAAAACATGCCAAAAGAGGCCTTAAAAATTCCTTCGTTTTTAGATTGTGTTATCGCTGCAAATGCCAAGACTGTATATTACGACAATTTAACTTTACAAAACGTAAAAGGTACCTTACTTTTAAAAGATGAAAAAGCTGTTTTTCAAGGTGTTGATGCCAGTATTTTCGACGGACAAATTGCCTTGAATGGAGAAGTAAATACTCAACAAAAACAACCCTCTTTTGATATGAAATTGGGTATTAAATCGTTTGATATTGCTCAATCTTTTACGAATCTAGATTTATTAAAATCGCTCAGTCCCATCGCTGGCGCTATGAATGGTACCTTAAATTCTGATATTAATTTATCAGGGAACTTAAATGACGATTTTACACCCAATCTTGCTTCGGTTTCTGGTGAAGCCCTCGCTCAATTACTTACCACAAGTGTAAATCCAGAAAAAACAAAAGTATTAAAATTACTAAATGATAAATTGTCTTTCATTGATCTTTCAAAGTTAGATTTATCGGATGTAAAAACCTATCTGTCTTTTAAAGACGGGCAAGTGGTTGTAAAGCCTTTTGATCTTCAATATAAAGATATCGGAATTACGGTTGGTGGTGGTCATGGCTTCGACAAAACCATGAACTACAATGTTACATTAGATGTACCTGCAAAATATTTGGGAACTCAAGCAGAAGCACTGCTCTCTAAATTAAGCGAGCAAGATCAAGAGAAGATAAGCGTACCTATTACTGCGAATATCACAGGAAACATGAGCAGTCCGTCAGTAACAACCGATGTTTCTTCTTCAGTTAGTAAATTAACGCAGCAAATAATTGAGCAGCAAAAAGACAATTTACTAGAAAACACCATTGGTGGTTTGTTAGGAAACAAAAAGAAAGACAGTACCAACACTGCTAATAAAGAAGATGACACGCCTAAAAAAGTAACCGATGTGATCGGTGATTTATTTGGAAAAAAGAAAAAACACAACAAAAAGATACCATTGATTAAAGAACTCTGGCAGTATATTTTTTATAATTCTCTCATCTGTAAAAACATTTACTATGTTTTTAATTTTAAGATGTGGTTTATCTATTAA
- a CDS encoding DUF547 domain-containing protein: MRTLFLLVSITFFINSYSQTTTFNSLLQKHVDTKGNVNYQGFKTDEAQLQTYLAYLATTKPQHSWSAAKTKAFWVNAYNAYTIQLILDHYPLKSIMGIKKKGKDAWSIPFAKVGGKTYTLNQIEHDILRKQFDDPKIHVAVNCASKSCPKLANYAFTAANYEAKTTELMKEFINDAARNKISEKKLQLSKIFEWFTGDFTKKGSLFDFLNQYSTTEINKKAKISYLTYNWNLNGK; the protein is encoded by the coding sequence ATGCGAACACTATTTTTACTGGTAAGTATTACTTTTTTTATCAATTCCTATAGTCAAACAACCACTTTTAACTCCTTATTACAAAAACATGTAGACACCAAAGGAAATGTAAACTATCAAGGTTTTAAGACAGACGAAGCGCAACTTCAGACTTATTTAGCGTATTTGGCAACTACCAAACCGCAACACTCTTGGTCAGCAGCAAAAACCAAGGCTTTTTGGGTAAACGCCTATAATGCGTATACCATTCAACTGATTTTAGATCATTATCCTCTAAAAAGCATTATGGGTATTAAAAAGAAAGGTAAAGATGCCTGGAGCATTCCTTTTGCTAAGGTGGGTGGTAAAACCTATACTCTAAACCAGATAGAACACGATATTTTACGCAAACAATTTGACGACCCTAAAATTCACGTGGCTGTAAATTGCGCCTCAAAATCATGTCCGAAATTGGCAAACTATGCCTTTACAGCAGCGAATTATGAGGCGAAAACAACCGAATTAATGAAGGAATTCATTAATGATGCTGCTAGGAACAAAATTTCAGAAAAAAAATTACAATTATCTAAAATATTCGAGTGGTTTACTGGAGATTTTACTAAAAAAGGTTCATTATTTGATTTTCTGAATCAATATTCAACTACAGAAATCAACAAAAAAGCAAAAATTAGTTACTTAACGTATAATTGGAATCTAAACGGAAAGTAG
- a CDS encoding arsenosugar biosynthesis-associated peroxidase-like protein translates to MSKTYYDPADLRKFGKITEWSEELGNKFFEYYGKVFEEGALTAREKSLIALAVAHTEQCPYCIDAYTKDGLQRGITKEEMMEAIHVGAAIKSGATLVHGVQMMNKVNKLEM, encoded by the coding sequence ATGTCAAAAACATATTACGACCCTGCCGACTTGCGTAAATTTGGCAAGATTACAGAATGGAGCGAAGAATTGGGAAACAAATTCTTTGAATACTACGGAAAAGTATTTGAAGAAGGCGCCTTAACTGCCCGTGAAAAAAGTCTGATTGCCCTAGCTGTAGCGCACACCGAACAATGTCCGTATTGTATTGATGCCTACACAAAAGACGGATTGCAACGTGGCATTACCAAAGAAGAAATGATGGAAGCCATTCATGTAGGAGCCGCTATTAAAAGCGGTGCAACCTTGGTACACGGAGTTCAAATGATGAATAAGGTAAATAAACTAGAAATGTAA
- the arsS gene encoding arsenosugar biosynthesis radical SAM (seleno)protein ArsS (Some members of this family are selenoproteins.), translating into MMKKSLQSRNNDLANTQRQLEILANGIFAEGELPTFTQKLKETHQFPLQPKKLEILQINVGYMCNQVCAHCHVDAGPDRKEIMTKETMEQCLEVIRKTGAHTLDLTGGAPEMNPNFRWFVEEASKAGIKDFIVRSNLTIIVANKKYHDLPEFFKKHNIHVVSSMPHWTRGKTDKQRGDGVFDKSIEALKMLNAVGYGIEGTGLQLDLVYNPSGAFLPGDQAALESDFKKALYEDFGISFNSLFAITNLPISRFLDYLIASENYEDYMYALVEAYNPMAVENVMCTNTLSVSWDGYLYDCDFNQMLNLKVASKAKHISEYNEALLQNRNIIINQHCYGCTAGAGSSCQGTVL; encoded by the coding sequence ATGATGAAAAAATCTTTACAATCTAGAAATAATGATTTAGCCAATACGCAGCGTCAGCTGGAAATTTTAGCTAACGGAATTTTTGCGGAAGGTGAATTACCGACGTTTACACAAAAACTGAAAGAAACGCATCAGTTTCCGTTACAGCCGAAAAAACTTGAAATTTTACAAATCAACGTGGGTTATATGTGTAACCAAGTATGTGCCCATTGCCATGTAGATGCTGGTCCTGACCGAAAGGAAATCATGACCAAAGAAACCATGGAACAATGTTTAGAAGTAATTCGTAAAACAGGAGCACATACCTTAGATTTAACGGGGGGAGCTCCGGAAATGAATCCGAATTTTCGTTGGTTTGTAGAAGAAGCATCCAAAGCAGGAATTAAAGATTTTATTGTTCGCTCTAACCTTACCATTATTGTGGCTAACAAGAAATATCATGACTTACCTGAATTCTTTAAAAAACACAACATTCATGTAGTTTCTTCCATGCCGCATTGGACACGTGGAAAAACCGACAAACAACGTGGTGATGGCGTTTTCGATAAATCTATCGAAGCGCTAAAAATGCTCAATGCTGTGGGTTACGGAATTGAAGGAACTGGTTTGCAATTAGATTTAGTCTATAATCCGTCAGGAGCCTTTTTACCAGGTGACCAGGCAGCATTAGAAAGCGATTTTAAAAAAGCCTTATACGAAGATTTCGGAATCTCGTTTAACAGTTTATTTGCGATTACCAATTTACCCATCAGTCGATTTTTAGATTACTTAATTGCTTCTGAAAATTATGAGGATTATATGTATGCCTTGGTAGAAGCCTATAATCCGATGGCAGTTGAAAATGTAATGTGTACCAACACGCTATCGGTAAGTTGGGATGGGTATTTATATGATTGTGATTTCAATCAAATGTTAAATTTAAAAGTAGCTAGTAAAGCGAAACATATTTCTGAATACAACGAAGCATTATTGCAAAACCGAAACATCATTATCAATCAACATTGTTACGGTTGCACCGCAGGTGCAGGAAGCAGTTGTCAAGGAACCGTACTATAA
- a CDS encoding rhodanese-like domain-containing protein → MNKILLFFLISVNCFSQSNLPQLLKKHNTESVPYITVSELQKEKTFDSDKGNSIVLLDAREPKEFEISHLKNAVCVGYDFFNLENTLQKLPKDKNTKIVVYCSLGIRSEDIAEQLQKAGYTNIFNLYGGIFEWKNQGKTVVNLENKSTEKIHTFNKEWSKWLHKGEKIYE, encoded by the coding sequence ATGAACAAAATACTACTATTTTTTTTAATCAGCGTAAACTGTTTTTCTCAAAGTAACTTACCACAGTTGTTAAAAAAACACAACACCGAAAGTGTTCCGTATATCACTGTGAGTGAGTTACAAAAAGAAAAAACTTTCGACTCCGACAAGGGTAACAGTATAGTTCTTTTAGATGCTCGTGAACCCAAAGAATTTGAAATCAGTCATCTTAAAAATGCCGTTTGTGTAGGGTATGATTTTTTCAACTTAGAAAACACACTGCAAAAACTTCCGAAAGACAAAAACACTAAAATAGTCGTGTATTGTTCCTTAGGAATTCGTTCAGAAGATATTGCTGAACAACTCCAAAAAGCAGGATATACCAATATTTTCAATTTGTATGGTGGTATTTTTGAATGGAAAAACCAAGGAAAAACTGTGGTTAATCTAGAAAATAAGTCTACCGAAAAAATCCATACGTTCAATAAAGAATGGAGCAAATGGCTACATAAAGGAGAAAAAATATATGAATAA